One genomic region from Skermania piniformis encodes:
- a CDS encoding DUF4276 family protein → MAVSHLELLVEDRSTATVMKIIIPRIAPDLSFAVRSFDGKTDIEKKLTTTLRGLRSHVRRLDGAVVVVVDRDIEDCRKLRSRIARRAEDAEWSTSERPRHDAPTVMVRIAVEELEAWFLGDVSAICSAYPRVNPKIHLARSKLRAPDDVVGAADELERILNKAGYHKGRLVKTTAAADIAAHMDVENNHSPSFRAFRDGVRRLVAVEEMH, encoded by the coding sequence GTGGCGGTCTCGCACCTCGAGCTTCTCGTCGAGGATCGCTCGACCGCCACGGTGATGAAGATCATCATTCCGCGGATCGCCCCCGACCTGTCCTTTGCTGTTCGTTCGTTCGACGGAAAGACAGACATCGAGAAGAAGTTGACGACAACACTGCGTGGTCTTCGAAGCCATGTACGGCGTCTCGACGGCGCCGTCGTTGTGGTAGTCGACCGGGACATCGAAGATTGCCGCAAGCTCCGGAGCCGGATCGCACGACGAGCCGAGGACGCCGAATGGTCGACGTCCGAGCGGCCGAGACACGACGCGCCGACCGTTATGGTTCGGATAGCCGTGGAAGAGCTCGAAGCATGGTTCCTAGGCGACGTGTCGGCCATCTGCTCGGCATACCCGAGGGTCAATCCGAAGATCCACCTGGCCCGGTCGAAGCTTCGGGCCCCCGACGACGTCGTCGGCGCGGCGGACGAGCTGGAGCGAATTCTGAACAAGGCCGGCTACCACAAGGGACGTCTTGTGAAAACCACCGCCGCCGCGGACATCGCCGCACACATGGACGTCGAGAACAACCACTCACCGAGCTTTCGCGCCTTTCGTGACGGAGTGCGGCGACTGGTCGCGGTAGAGGAGATGCACTGA